AGATTTTGATACTATTTTAGCATCCGTAAAGAAAACAAATAGATTAGTGATCTTAGAAGAAGCTTGGCCATTTGGATCAATATCTTCTGAAATTACTTATATGGTACAGCAAAAAGCATTCGATTATTTAGATGCTCCAATCAAGAGAATTACTACTCCTGATGCACCTGCACCTTACTCTGCTGCATTATTTGCAGAATGGTTCCCTAAGCTTGAAAAAGTAAAAGAGGAAATCAAAAAAGCGATGTACGTTAAATAATGATATAGATTATAGAGAAAAACTTCCGAAAGGAAGTTTTTTCATTTATTATATTCATGAAGAAAAATTCTTAGGGTCATAAAATTGATATAAATTTGCGCTTTTAAAAAAATAAATTGGCTGATATGGCAGAAGTTACAGAAGGCGGTCATCACTTTGACCTAAAGAAGCTTTCATTTGTAGGCGTTATAGTTTCGCTTGGAATCGTTTTCGGAGATATTGGTACCTCACCACTCTATGTAATGAAGGCGATTGTGAATGCAAGAAAAGAAGGCGCTACGATGCCATTTGATGAATACATTGAAGGAGCATTATCCTGTATCATCTGGACATTGACGCTTCAGACTACCCTGAAATACGTGATTATTGCTTTAAGAGCAGATAACAAAGGGGAAGGTGGAATTCTTGCGTTGTATTCACTGGTAAAAAAACTCAAGAAAAAATGGCTGTATGTAGTCGCCATTATTGGAGCCTCCACGCTCGTAGCAGATAGTGTAATCACCCCTTCCTTAACGGTGATGTCTGCAATTGAAGGGTTAAAAATCTATAACCCCGAAACTCCGGTAGTTCTCATTACCTTAATCATTCTATTCATTGTTTTTGTCGTACAACAGTTCGGAACAGCTTCTATTGGAAAGTTCTTTGGACCTGTGATGGTGACCTGGTTCCTTGTTTTAGGAATTTCCGGATCAATGCATATTTTTGACCATATTGAGATCATCAGGGCTTTCAATCCAATGTATGCGTATAATCTGATTACGCATTCATCAAGTGCCATTGTAATTATGGGGGCCGTATTCCTGTGTACTACCGGAGCCGAAGCTTTATACTCGGATTTGGGACACTGTGGAGCAAAGAATATCAGAATCAGCTGGATTTTTGTTAAGCTTATGCTTATCCTGAACTATTTAGGGCAGGGATCTTGGCTATTGGATAACTACCATCAGGTACATAACGGAGTGAATCCATTCTTTGGAATTATGCCGGAATGGGCTGTTCTACCAAGTGTAATCCTGGCTACTGCGGCAGCAATTATTGCCAGTCAGGCGGTTATTACAGGATCATTTACCATGTTCTCAGAAGCTATGTCTATTTCTTTCTGGCCCAATCAGCATATTGAATATCCTTCAGGGATTAAAGGACAGATGTATATTCCTAGAATTAATTGGGGGTTGATGGCTTTCTGTTTTGTAGTAGTAATATTCTTCCAGAAATCAGAACGTATGGAAGCTGCCTATGGACTTACCATTACCATTACCATGTTGATGACTACAATTCTTCTCTTATTCTGGCTGAGCCGTACAAGAGTGAGTAAGATTTTTATTGCAGGTTTTGCTGTTGTATATCTGTTCCTGGAATCAGGATTCTTCTATGCCAACGTCATTAAATTTGTAGATGGAGGTTGGTTAACAATGGTGTTAGGTGGATTTATCGCTGTATGTATGTACGCATGGTACAACGGAAGATTAATTAAAGCAAATTTCATCCAATATGTAAAAATTGATAAATACATTTCCATCCTTAAGGATATGAAGCTGGATGAAACCATTCCAAAATATGCAACAAACCTTGCTTATCTGAGCAGGGCTAAAAGAAATGATGAAGTAGAATCCAAAATTATTTATTCCATCATCAAAAAACAGCCAAAAAGAGCAGATCATTACTTTATCCTGAGTATTGTGAATCAGGAGGATCCATATACATTCAAGTATACGGTAGATGAAATTCTTCCTGGAACCGTGTATAAGATTAATTTCCTTTTAGGATTTAAGGTAGACCGAAGAATCAATGACTATTTCAATATGGTATTGAGAGATCTTATGGCAGATGGAACCATTCCTTCAAGAAGCAGTCATCCGTCTCTAAGAGCGCATGATATACCGCCAGATTTGAAATATGTGATCATAGATAACACCTATATCAACGATATACTTTTAACTGTTAAACAGAAGATTACGCTTAATATTTACAACTTTGTGAAGTATATCGGAAGTGATGACTTTAAAGCATGGGGAGTGTCTTCGCACAACGTAGAAGTAGAATCTGCCCCTATTACGGAACTTACAGTTTATGACAATAAAATTGAACAGTCCGGGTACTTCCGTCACAACTCATAATTCTGGAGTATTTAAACCATACTATCTATTTAAATAAAATTCAATAAATTTGTAGATAATTTTTTTAATGGATACAATACAAAAAGAAAAAAATATAGCTTTGATCAAGGATGTTTTAAGAAACTACTTATTAGAAAAAGGGTTCAGAAACACTCCTGAAAGATATACGATATTAGAAGAAATTTATAATATGGATCATCACTTCAATGTTGATGATCTGTATCTTCTGATGATGCAGAAGAAATACCATGTTTCTAAGGCAACTATTTATAATACTATTGAAATTTTCCTTGATGCCGGTTTAATCCGTAAGCATCAATTCGGAGAAAAGACCCTTACCTCTTCATCTTATGAGAAGTCTTATTTTGACAAACAGCATGATCACCTGGTGATCTACAAAAAAGACTCTGATAAAGAAATTGAAGAAATTATTGAATTCTGTGACCCAAGAATTCAAGGAATCAAAGAAGCCATTGAAGAAGCATTTGGCGTAAAAATTGATTCTCATTCGCTATATTTCTATGGCACTAAGAATGACTAATTAATGAGAAAAATCCTTTTTCTGTTTATCTTTATTTCTACGCTTAGTTTTGCGCAGGATAAAACTCCTGTGAAGAGAGATCCCTATTTACAGACTCCTTCACCTGCAAAACCACAGCCGTTGAAACCTGAAGATAAAATAAAACTTATCAACGCAGATAAAATTATTAAAGATCCCACAAAGTATGATGGTAATCAGTATTTCGTAGGAAATGTTCAGATAGAACAAAAGGGATCTATACTTACCGCAGATGAAGTTGTTTTGTATAGTGAAGAAAACTTTGCTAAAGCAATTGGAAACGCAAAACTTCAAAATGCCGATGGTTCTGTGATTACCGCAGGAGAAATGGAATATGATGGGAATACCCAAAAAGGTGTTGCCAGAAAAAATGTTGTTTTAACAGATCCTAAGCAGACCATTAAAACTGATATTTTGTATTATGATAAACTGTCGAGCCAGGCTTATTTTAATACAGGAGGTACCATTTCTGACAACCAAGGGAATGTGATGTATACCAAATCCGCAACCTATTTTCTCGATACCAAAATGATTGATTTTGTAGGAAATGTGAAAATAGACAATGCTCAATACATCATTGAAGGAGTTAATATCAAGCAGAATCAAAATACCAAAGTAGCCGAATTTTTTGGACCGACTACCATTACCAATAGAGCTAATCCTAAAAACAGGGTTTACACAGAAAGAGGAACCTATAGAATGGAAACCAAAGAAGCTTTCCTGAATAAAAATTCCAAGATCTTTTATAATGATAAAATCCTTACCGGTGATGATATGTATTTTAATCAGATCACAGGTTTTGGAAAAGCTACAGGTAATGTAAAACTGGATGATCCGAAAGAAAGAAGATACATGAAAGGGGGATATGGTGAAATCTTTGAGAAAAAAGATTCTTCAATGATGACTAAAAATCCCTATGCTGTAAAAATTATGGAAAAAGATACCGCGTATTTTGCAGCAGAAAAGATTATCTCTTATCAAAAACCGGATTCTTTAGATATCAGTATAAAGAAAAGCTTTTTAAGAGCCTATAAAAAAGCAAGAATGTATAAATCCAATGCACAAGGAAGAGCAGACTCTATTGCTTTTAATGAGACGGATGGTGTTATGCATATGTATACAAAACCTATTTTATGGAGTGGTGAAAAGCAAGTGACAGGAGATAAAGTGGAAGCCTATTTTAATACTAAGAATGAAAATATAGACTCCTTAAAAGTAATCGGAAATGCCTTTGCTATTAGTAAAGTAGATTCTTTAACCCTGAAAGATGAATTCAATCAGGTGAAAGGGAAATATATGACCGTTTACTATCAGGGTAATGATATTAAAGAGGCCAGAGTGGTTGGAAATGCACAGTCTATTGCCTATGTAGATGATGTAAACAAAGAAACCCAAAAGCCGGAAAGAATTGGAATCACACTTTCAGCTTGCGGTATTATTGGTGCCTTGTTTGAGGAAAGAGCCTTGCAGATTATTTCTTGCAGTATTGGGGCTACCGCAGATACCTATCCGATGAGTAAAATAGAACCTTCAAGAAGAAAGTTTCCTGATTTTAACTGGAATACTAAAGACCGGATCAGGAAATGGCAGGATATACTGGTAGATACTCCAAATTATGAAGAAACCAAATATTCTTCTGATAACGAGCTGTATGACCAGGCCCAGGAAGTTATAGAAAAACAACGGGCCAAAGAAGAGGCTAAGAAGCCAAAAAGAGTAAGAAAATAATTACAATATAAACCGCTTTATTTTAAAGCGGTTTTTTGTTTTTTTATGCTTAGACTGATAAAATTACTCTTAATAACTTAAGAGTAATTTTTATTCCCGATCAATAATTTCGGCGTTTGACGAATCTTTTATAGCTTTGCTGAAATTTTTTGAGACAATGGAAATGCACAAAGATTTTTTTATATATCAGGCACAAACCACAAAATTTGCTGCAGGTTTTGAAGTTGAAAAAGCGGAAGGAAATTATATCTATGGGACAGACGGGAGAAAATACCTTGATTTTGTAGCGGGAGTTTCTGCCAATACATTGGGACACTCCCATCCCAAAATAGTCAACGCGATCAAGGAACAGGCTGATAAATATCTTCATGTAATGGTATACGGAGAGTATGCTCAGGAAAAACCAATTGCATTATGTAAATTACTTGCAGAAGCTACTCCGGAACCTCTGGAGGTAACGTATCTGGTGAATAGCGGTGCAGAAGCTATTGATGGAAGTTTGAAGCTGGCTAAAAGATATACAGGAAGAGAGGAGATTATTTCTTTTAAAAACTCTTATCATGGAAACACCCATGGAGCATTAAGTGTTTCAGGAAATGAAAATCATAAAAGAGAATTCCGCCCATTGTTGCCTATGATTACTTTTATTGAATTCAATAATGAAAATGAGTTTGATAAGATTACAGAAAAAACAGCCTGTGTAATTCTGGAAACCATTCAAGGGGCTGCGGGGTTTCTGGTACCGAATACCGATTATTTGATTAAACTGAAAAGAAGATGTGAAGAAGTAGGAGCACTTTTAATTCTGGATGAAATTCAGCCTGGGTTTGGAAGAACAGGAAAACTGTTTTCATTTGAACATTTCGGAATTGTTCCGGACATTCTTGTGATGGGAAAAGGAATGGGAGGCGGTGTTCCGGTAGGAGCCTTCATGAGTTCCAGAAAAATTATGGAAACGTTATCTCATTCTCCGAAGTTAGGACACGTTACTACTTTTGGAGGAAATCCACTGATTGCTGCAGCCAGCTATGCTACTTTGAAAGAAGTGCTGGAAAGCGGTCTAATGGAAGAGATCGAAGAGAAGGAGAAGCTGTTCAGAGAACTTTTGGTACATCCGAAGATTAAAAATATTAATGGTAAAGGTCTGATGCTGGCAGTAAATCTTGGAGAACCTGAGTATACTTTACATGTTGCTAAAAAATGTATGGAAAAAGGACTTATTGTATTCTGGCAGTTGTACAGAAATGAATATTTGAGAATCTCTCCACCCCTTACATTATCTCTTGATGAAATTCGAGAAGGTTGTCAGATTATACTTGATATTCTGAATGAAGATTAAAGATAAAGTCTCTCCAAACGGGGAGATTTTTTTTATGCTTTACATGGTAATTTTAAAGGCTAATACTTAACATAATACATATTTATAATCTCTGATAAATATCATGCATATTCTTTAAAAAAGTAACTGCAATTTTGTGTAATAAAAAAATTAATTTATATATTGCGGGACGATAAAAACAAAGATTATATGGCGAAACATAAAGTCCATTACGAATTCCCAATGCATTGTTTATCAGAGATTTTATACGAATATCTGGCTACAGCGGAGGGGTTGTCTGAATGGTTTGCGGATGAGGTTACAGAGAAAGGCGATGATTTCTTTTTTAGCTGGGGTGGAGGACCTGCTGAAAAGGCCACTTTGATCAGATATAAGCCTGAAGGTTTCGTGCGTTTCAGATGGGAAGAAGATGAAGGAACGAAAAACTTCTTTGAAATGACTATCACTATAGATGATATTACAGAAGATTTGGCACTGAATATTACAGATTTCTGTGAAGAAGGTGACGAAGAAGAAAACGCAATGTATTGGGAAAATCTTATTGAGAATCTCAGAATAAAATTAGGTGCTGCATAATGCAGGGCTGTATCAAATGATAAAACTGATGAACGATTTATCGTTCATTATTTTTTTGTAAATAAATCACATCAAAAATTGGAAAATCAATATTTTACATCGGACGCATTGAATGTAAAGAACAGAGCCTTTCTTTGGGGCGATGCAGTGAAGGTTTCTTTCTTTGTAAGAGACGGTAAATTGATCATGGATGAAGAATGTTATTTCTTCCTGATGGCTTCCATGAGAAAGATGAGAATGAATATTCCTTTAACTTATACCCTGGAGTTTTTTCAGTCTTTATTCCAAAAGGATATTATAGACGGCAAAGGAATAAAAAATGGAATTATTAATTTCCAGGTATTTAGAAATCAGGATGCTGTGACATTGGCGAAATCTTCAATTTCTTATTTTTATGAAGTTGAAGAGATGGACGATATACTTGCGGTTCATCAGAGACCTTTGGAGCTGGATATGATTAAGGAAATTAATGTAAATAATAATCTGTTAAGCAATATCAGAGTACACAGTCCGGAAAATATCTATGGAGGAATTTATGCTCAGGAAAATGATCTTGATGATGTTATTCTTTTAAACCCTAATAAAAGAATTGCCCGTACTACTTCCGGTAACCTTTTATTGATGGAAGGTGATATTATTAAAGTTCCAAAACAGACGGAAGGGGCTTACATCTCGCCTTTAATGGAAAATTTTGTTACTTTCTTACATAAAAATAAACTGGCTGATATCCAGGAGCATGAAATTATTGCATTTGAATCTCAGAAAGCAGAAGAAATTTTAATGATTTCTGATGAGAAAGGCATATTTTCTGTAGGTAAAATAAGAAATAAAACCTTTGAAACTTCCCGATTTACAGAATTGGTAGAAAGTTGGAAAAAGAGTTTTAACTCATAAAATTGACAAACCCGGTAAACAACAAAGTTACAAAGTCCTTTACCGGGTTTTATTCTGAGTAAATCAGAAATTGTTTCTATATTTAATTTCCGTTGATAATGTCAACGAATTTTCTTGCGATTTCTTTTTGTCCGCTTTCACTGGTAATATAAGTTCTGTCTGCAGAATTATTAATAAATCCAAGCTCAACCAATACAGCAGGTGCTTTGGTTTCTCTTAAAATATGAAGATTATTACGTTCTTCAATTTTACGGACATTAAATTTTTTATAGATTTTTCCCGCCAGTTTCTTAGAGTCTTCAGCATTTTGAACATATATTTCAGTTCCATGTTTAGGTGTTTCTGCCTGAGGAGAAGTATTAACATGGAGTGAAATGACCATTTCCGGATTCAGTTTGTTGATTTGATTCGTTCTTTCAGAAAGACTTGGGTAAGTATCTTCATTTCTTATTAAAATCACTTCGTATTGCTCCTGCTTTTCATTAAGCTTTTGAATTTCTTTCGCGATTTTTAATGTGATATCTTTTTCACTAAAGCGCCCATAGACGGCACCATTATCATTTCCGCCATGGCCGGCATCGATGACAATATATTTCTTGTTAAGAGGAGTGAATGATAAAAAAGCAGTCGAAAAGATTGATAAAGCAAGTAATGTAATACCTTTCATTTCAGTGATTTTTGGTTTTCCAAAGAACGGGAAAAGTTTCTTTAAAATTGGTTAACGAAATATTAAAATTTGTTAATTATTTTATTGATCTGAAAGAGATATTGCTAATTTAATGAAATATCCTCAGGAGAATTAGCCCAAAGTAAGAATTCTCCGCCAAGATTCTGCATGATAGATTTCCATAAAGTCTGATCATTCGGAAGAGTGTAATCCAGATTATAAACATCTACTACGGTCCACATCTTTCTCTGAACCTCACTATCCAGTTGATTAGGAGCCCATCCAGAATATCCGGAAAAGATTTTGATATTGTGAATATCCAGTTCATTGGCCAAAACAGCATTGATGATCCGTTCAATATCTTCAGTAAGATAAAATTCATCAGTGATATCAGTATAAATTTCAGTCACTTTTTCATCTCCTTTTACAATGAAAAATACCTTGTCATTTTCTACAGGACCACCATCATAGACCTCGATCTTAAAATCGAAGAAATCTTTGAATTTGCTACTCATCTGGCTGTTTTTTTTATTCAGGATCAAACCAAAAGCTCCACTTTCGTTATGTTCAATAACCAATACTACCGATCTGGAAAAAATATCGCCGGAAATGTCAGGTGTCGAGATTAATATTTTACCTTTGTATGAGTGATTCATACTCAAATTTAATAAAAAATATTTATGGAAAACCTGCACGACAAAAGAAAAGTGTATGATAAATCCCAACTTATTGAAAGTGAGATAAAACAAAATCCAATTGAGCAGTTTAGAGACTGGTTTTTGGATGCGAGCGAGAGCCCTGAGGTCTCAGAAGCTAATGCCATGGCAGTATCTACGGTAGAGGAAGATGGTTGTCCGAGAACAAGAATGGTATTGTTGAAGGCATACACTCATGAAGGGTTTATTTTTTATACCAATTACAACAGTAGAAAAGGAAAAGCAATAGAAAATAATCATAAAGCTTGCCTGCATTTTTTCTGGCCTAACCTGGAGAGGCAGATTATCATTAAAGCTGATCTTGAAAAAGTAGCAGAGAACTTGAGTGATGGTTATTTTCATTCAAGACCGAAAGGAAGCCAGTTAGGTGCTGTAGTTTCTCCACAAAGTCAGGAAATTCCTAACCGTGAATTTCTGGAAGAAAAATTAAAAGACCTTGAAAAAGAATACGAAAACGCAGAAGTTCCAAGGCCAGATCATTGGGGAGGATACCTTGCAAAACCTTATGAAATTGAATTCTGGCAGGGAAGACCTAACCGTCTTCACGACAGAATTGTTTATACGTTGGATGGTCTGGACTGGAAGATTTCCCGACTGGCTCCATAAGGAATAGGTTGTAGGTATAGGGATAGGATGTCCAGAGTTTACCTAAAATCTATTCATTGTCAAAGACAAGAAGGAAAGTATCA
This Chryseobacterium sp. G0162 DNA region includes the following protein-coding sequences:
- a CDS encoding KUP/HAK/KT family potassium transporter, which encodes MAEVTEGGHHFDLKKLSFVGVIVSLGIVFGDIGTSPLYVMKAIVNARKEGATMPFDEYIEGALSCIIWTLTLQTTLKYVIIALRADNKGEGGILALYSLVKKLKKKWLYVVAIIGASTLVADSVITPSLTVMSAIEGLKIYNPETPVVLITLIILFIVFVVQQFGTASIGKFFGPVMVTWFLVLGISGSMHIFDHIEIIRAFNPMYAYNLITHSSSAIVIMGAVFLCTTGAEALYSDLGHCGAKNIRISWIFVKLMLILNYLGQGSWLLDNYHQVHNGVNPFFGIMPEWAVLPSVILATAAAIIASQAVITGSFTMFSEAMSISFWPNQHIEYPSGIKGQMYIPRINWGLMAFCFVVVIFFQKSERMEAAYGLTITITMLMTTILLLFWLSRTRVSKIFIAGFAVVYLFLESGFFYANVIKFVDGGWLTMVLGGFIAVCMYAWYNGRLIKANFIQYVKIDKYISILKDMKLDETIPKYATNLAYLSRAKRNDEVESKIIYSIIKKQPKRADHYFILSIVNQEDPYTFKYTVDEILPGTVYKINFLLGFKVDRRINDYFNMVLRDLMADGTIPSRSSHPSLRAHDIPPDLKYVIIDNTYINDILLTVKQKITLNIYNFVKYIGSDDFKAWGVSSHNVEVESAPITELTVYDNKIEQSGYFRHNS
- a CDS encoding Fur family transcriptional regulator, whose protein sequence is MDTIQKEKNIALIKDVLRNYLLEKGFRNTPERYTILEEIYNMDHHFNVDDLYLLMMQKKYHVSKATIYNTIEIFLDAGLIRKHQFGEKTLTSSSYEKSYFDKQHDHLVIYKKDSDKEIEEIIEFCDPRIQGIKEAIEEAFGVKIDSHSLYFYGTKND
- a CDS encoding OstA-like protein, which encodes MRKILFLFIFISTLSFAQDKTPVKRDPYLQTPSPAKPQPLKPEDKIKLINADKIIKDPTKYDGNQYFVGNVQIEQKGSILTADEVVLYSEENFAKAIGNAKLQNADGSVITAGEMEYDGNTQKGVARKNVVLTDPKQTIKTDILYYDKLSSQAYFNTGGTISDNQGNVMYTKSATYFLDTKMIDFVGNVKIDNAQYIIEGVNIKQNQNTKVAEFFGPTTITNRANPKNRVYTERGTYRMETKEAFLNKNSKIFYNDKILTGDDMYFNQITGFGKATGNVKLDDPKERRYMKGGYGEIFEKKDSSMMTKNPYAVKIMEKDTAYFAAEKIISYQKPDSLDISIKKSFLRAYKKARMYKSNAQGRADSIAFNETDGVMHMYTKPILWSGEKQVTGDKVEAYFNTKNENIDSLKVIGNAFAISKVDSLTLKDEFNQVKGKYMTVYYQGNDIKEARVVGNAQSIAYVDDVNKETQKPERIGITLSACGIIGALFEERALQIISCSIGATADTYPMSKIEPSRRKFPDFNWNTKDRIRKWQDILVDTPNYEETKYSSDNELYDQAQEVIEKQRAKEEAKKPKRVRK
- a CDS encoding aspartate aminotransferase family protein, whose product is MHKDFFIYQAQTTKFAAGFEVEKAEGNYIYGTDGRKYLDFVAGVSANTLGHSHPKIVNAIKEQADKYLHVMVYGEYAQEKPIALCKLLAEATPEPLEVTYLVNSGAEAIDGSLKLAKRYTGREEIISFKNSYHGNTHGALSVSGNENHKREFRPLLPMITFIEFNNENEFDKITEKTACVILETIQGAAGFLVPNTDYLIKLKRRCEEVGALLILDEIQPGFGRTGKLFSFEHFGIVPDILVMGKGMGGGVPVGAFMSSRKIMETLSHSPKLGHVTTFGGNPLIAAASYATLKEVLESGLMEEIEEKEKLFRELLVHPKIKNINGKGLMLAVNLGEPEYTLHVAKKCMEKGLIVFWQLYRNEYLRISPPLTLSLDEIREGCQIILDILNED
- a CDS encoding START-like domain-containing protein — protein: MAKHKVHYEFPMHCLSEILYEYLATAEGLSEWFADEVTEKGDDFFFSWGGGPAEKATLIRYKPEGFVRFRWEEDEGTKNFFEMTITIDDITEDLALNITDFCEEGDEEENAMYWENLIENLRIKLGAA
- a CDS encoding aminotransferase class IV, with the protein product MENQYFTSDALNVKNRAFLWGDAVKVSFFVRDGKLIMDEECYFFLMASMRKMRMNIPLTYTLEFFQSLFQKDIIDGKGIKNGIINFQVFRNQDAVTLAKSSISYFYEVEEMDDILAVHQRPLELDMIKEINVNNNLLSNIRVHSPENIYGGIYAQENDLDDVILLNPNKRIARTTSGNLLLMEGDIIKVPKQTEGAYISPLMENFVTFLHKNKLADIQEHEIIAFESQKAEEILMISDEKGIFSVGKIRNKTFETSRFTELVESWKKSFNS
- a CDS encoding N-acetylmuramoyl-L-alanine amidase codes for the protein MKGITLLALSIFSTAFLSFTPLNKKYIVIDAGHGGNDNGAVYGRFSEKDITLKIAKEIQKLNEKQEQYEVILIRNEDTYPSLSERTNQINKLNPEMVISLHVNTSPQAETPKHGTEIYVQNAEDSKKLAGKIYKKFNVRKIEERNNLHILRETKAPAVLVELGFINNSADRTYITSESGQKEIARKFVDIINGN
- a CDS encoding YqgE/AlgH family protein → MNHSYKGKILISTPDISGDIFSRSVVLVIEHNESGAFGLILNKKNSQMSSKFKDFFDFKIEVYDGGPVENDKVFFIVKGDEKVTEIYTDITDEFYLTEDIERIINAVLANELDIHNIKIFSGYSGWAPNQLDSEVQRKMWTVVDVYNLDYTLPNDQTLWKSIMQNLGGEFLLWANSPEDISLN
- the pdxH gene encoding pyridoxamine 5'-phosphate oxidase, producing MENLHDKRKVYDKSQLIESEIKQNPIEQFRDWFLDASESPEVSEANAMAVSTVEEDGCPRTRMVLLKAYTHEGFIFYTNYNSRKGKAIENNHKACLHFFWPNLERQIIIKADLEKVAENLSDGYFHSRPKGSQLGAVVSPQSQEIPNREFLEEKLKDLEKEYENAEVPRPDHWGGYLAKPYEIEFWQGRPNRLHDRIVYTLDGLDWKISRLAP